Part of the Lucilia cuprina isolate Lc7/37 chromosome 5, ASM2204524v1, whole genome shotgun sequence genome is shown below.
cagggatgatagataaacgataaacgaaaacaaaatttgataatgcgataaaatcgattactcagttttcaagttCTTCGTTATTGGCAGTTGTGCCCCTATGGCTATGATCCTCCTTCTACCctacgtgaaagagttaaggCATTGAGGGAGTTCTAGTAATGTAACAACTCGAATCGCGCGAGGTCTTTCAAATAGTAATCACATTGCTACAGATTCATCTGAATAATCCTAAAGACGACGGATTGGtaggtttaatatttgtttacacAGTTTCGAAGGCTTCAACATTACCTTTTTTCccactttagaaaattttaagaggGAAACGTGTAATTTAACTAAGAAACTCGAATTTTCTCCTAGAAAGTCATACAatcatgttaaaaaaaagtcataCAATCATGTTAACTGGACTGCAACCCCTCTAATATAAGCAGAGACATCGACtatgtaaatgttaaaatttcggATATTTAAAACGTCAATTTGCCAACAAATTTTGATACATTAGGCATCGGAATGTCCAATTTAAAGTTTACACCAATCGATACAtcaaatttttgatatattgGCAGCTTTTCCATTTTCGGAGTTTGTTGGCCTGAACTCGTTTACCTTCGATTTTCTTATCTCGAAGAATAAATTTCTCGAGTTCTACTAAATCTGAcggatttattaaaattctctcAGTAAGGTCCGAATAAAGCTTAATCTTCTCAAAGACGGATTTAATCAATCTAATATATCTTTCGGAATAACATTGATGTTTGATGTATCTCTAAGGTGTCTCTCAAAATTCAGTGGATCCCGAAATAGGCTTTTAACGACAAACTCTCTCCTTTTGAGCGATTAAACATATTCTCAACAGTATTGGAGGTTTAATCTTGTAATTTTtccggttttttttttttttttttttttttttttgaaatcaccAAACTTGTATTCACCTATTACAGCTTTAGAGCTTTCTGATCAACTTTAATAATCTTGTCAAGAATAATAACATCGAGTTGTGGATATGCTGCCTTGACATTTGAATTTCAGTTTAAGGAAGCAAAGTAGTACTTGGGCGTTTTTTAAACATCTTATTAAAATACGAAATGGTGGATGATATTGTCCAGGTTGTGCAAGGTTTACTgttaattacaaggtttacttCTGGCTGAAACAGATATGATTCGACTTTATCTTTACCTCAGCCTATGTCTTTGACTTTACAACTTCCCTTTCTTGTCTgtcctttttatatttatacagcAGTTTTAGAGTTTGATGAATAGAGTCTGTTAACCATTTAGATAGAAATATTGACCAACATTTCCTAATGATTGAAACCAACATTCTTCAGATTACACGGTCGGAGCATAAGCTTTTACGGAAACATCTATGTGTTTATCAACCTCTGAAATTTGACCACCACCTGTTACCATCTTATTTATAGTGTTTATTATTAAAGCGTGTGAAAATGCTGGTAGTCGTCGTGTGCAATGTTTAAACTAGTGTGAACTTATTCTCTTCagacaatattgttttttctggtttgttttcacaaaagttcAATTCCATAATAGTAGTCACTCAATTGGTTATTACAAAACCGGACATACTAAACTACACCATACACTCTTAATAAAAACATGCAATTGCAAAAACACACACTTGCACTACAAATACTTTTGAGCTGAAGTGCAAGTGTAAATGACAGTATTCTTTGTATTCTAGCAGCACCAAGTGGTCATTGATGAGCAACAGCTGCAAAGAGCAGCAGTTAATgcaatatattatatttgtatCCTTTACGACTAcgacacatacacacacacatacatatacatgtatttttGCCATAAAGAGTTTTTTCTTATGATGTCAGTCATTTATTCAGTCAGTCTACATCTACATGTCACTGTCAAAGTGGACACTTTTTTGCAACATGTTCAACATTGCATGTCAACAATTGCGCacttaaaagtcaatttttaaaACACTCTCCCccaaaagagaaaaacatgtcGTAGTACACTACTTCCACCATTACTGATCGGTACACCATAgtgcattttttctttttggtctTCCTTGTAATCGCTATTTTACTTGGTTGTACCAAATGCTTACGCTGCTTCAAACTCAATGACCATTATTAAAAgatgttataaatattatattaaatattagacCAGTATTGAAATAAACACAAAGCTTAGTGAACTATGAAGGGATTTATGTAGCACATTGTAAAGGAATACTTATTCTCATTTAAAATCAGTTGTCAATCTGAAGCGATCTTATATGAAATTGTTATCAAGTCGTGTTTGAGGGATTCTTTCATAACATGACCTATAAGTAAGAATTGCATTTATTGTTGCCACTGGTAAAGTTATATATGATTAGAAGATTGACATAGAtggttgtttataaaaatataagaaatggGTTAGAGAAAAGAACGGAGCTTTGTGATACGTCCTGTATTTATGTTGCACTTTTTTGATGAGATATCATCGCGTGGAACGCTCAAATTAAATCGAGAGAAAGAACCTGCTTATGTATCAAGTCATTCTTGCGTGATTCATTTATAACTTGGCCTATAagtaaaaattgcatttatcaGTGGCACCAATAAGGTTAAGATAGGGTTAGAAGTTTAACATAGatgcttgtttataaaaatataagaaataggTTAAGAAAAAGAACGCTTTTGATGAGATATCACGAGGTGAACGTTCAAAATAAATCGCGAGAAAGAACCCGCTCGTGTAGATCTTTCACGCGTTCTAGCAATCTGGCACATGAAGATCTTTCCTTATTGCCCAGTATTTCGGTTTGgacgctgttgttgttgctttaaaaGCATTCTCTTTAGATCTGACTATATAATTTGAACTTTTCATTAAACCAAAACTTTTTTCTGAGTCTAATCAATATAGTtaacaataatttctttttaaatattactcacttacataaaaaatgttcatgtaaAGATTGTAAagctttattttcattttgacgTACTTTAAAACCTGTTGCTTCTTActtgataaataattttaaacattcgtATATAAGAGACCTTTCCTACAATAAGATATAAATATTCTCGAAAGATTAAAGAAATCTCAGCAAATATTTAACGCAAGTAATCGTAAAATATTATATcatgataaatataaaaaagtatgcgCACAAAATAGTTTCAACTTAAAAATTCAATCACTCAATCACTCAATCAAAATTGCGACAAAGGCCGACCTTATAATACTTTACgtctgttacaaaaataaagtggaatatagttttcataataaagcattgaAGTTAAGTTGtactttgcctcagatatacttaagccatttattgttgaacaaaattgtggacatttcagtcaaattttgaatggggctttttataggtttaaatgaggccctataattataaagttcatgagggtcatcaaagGTAGTATAGAACTTGGATTTACTGCTTTTTGTCGTGATACGAGTATATATTcggtgggttcagttgtatagggaaaatgattctgagccgattggtatactttaaggtgggtataggactaatattattgtacgttacaaacatcagcacaaacccaatatatcctccccacttaagtagtgtagggtataacaaaccTATTTTCAACCAGTCTCGCGTAAAGCTTAAGAGATATAGATATTATCCTTTTCTCctaaaaatattgttcataaattttatatatttctttgaaGATGACTGAATTGACAATTCATGtccaaataaaactttttgtattcCGCGTAATTTAAAGCCAATCGAAACCTTGATAAATTAGTTATAAAATTGGTTCCAGGTGTACTTTCTTCTAGcaaagaatttattaataattaacaagtaagagttctatattcggctctgccgaatcttttatacccttcaccatgatgtgttaaaaaagtcGGTATCAAAAACCCTTCTTTCAAATCACTTACTTCGCGCTGAAAatgcttaatttaatgtttttgtatttaatattatagaaaattcaaaaagtaccttaaaagaaacaaacaaaaaaatactaataagtTCACGTTtttcggttctcacctaattccgactctacatacctagtattatgtttctaggttcaacattataggaaattcaaaaagtaccttttaaaaaacaaaaaaagtaccaaaaagttcattttTCCCGGTTCTCGTCTAATACCgattctacatacttaatttcatgtttccagattcaatattatagaaaattcaaaaagtaccttttgtagaacaaaaacgTGTTTGACGGACTCTAcacacttaatttcatgtttctaacttcattattatagaaaactcaaaaagcaccttttgaaaaacgaaaaagcaccaaaatgtttctttttttgggtTCAAAtataattccgaatctacatacttaatttcatttacaaaatattcaaaaagtacctttcgaaaaacgaaaaagtaccaaaaagtttccttttatggattctcacctaattcagacactacatacttaatttcatatttctaggttcaatgttatagaaaattcaaaaaataccttttgaaaaacgaaaaagtaccgaaaagttcccttttatggcttctaacttaagccaggctccacatacttaatttcatgtttctagccaataacaacacactagtgatgctttcgctctgctactcttgctctgccttgtttttataaacagagtacaataacaaaatttaccgtatgattatgtattttgtttttggtttttgcaatttctgtttgagcatgaataaaaaatttcagtttttgatGAACgtttgatttttgctcatatctccgttatttttggaccgattttgctgattttaaatagcgatcttctcgaaagcatgtctaacagaattattgaagatttggatctcgccgatatctggggtcctctaaaaactgatttcaacgaacatacagacagacagataaacaaccagacggacagacaggaggacatagctaaatcgcctccgctatctataaggatccagaatatatatatactttatagggtcgaaaaattatattatagaaatcacaaacggaatgacaaacatatatacccttctcacggaggtgaagggtataaaaaaactttcttttgtgTACATGCTTTAATATCTCACTGatgtatttttaagataatCATGAATCAATCTTCTCgactatatttatattttaataaaatatactacGAGCAGTAGTTTATTCTAAAGAAACAAAGATCTCACtttcttttaagaatttttaaagtgaacagtacaatttttttcaagaattattttaaaatttaaaaaaaaaatctatttaataacaaaaacccaaattaaatatgttgttaaataatttaaacgaaTTGTGTATTCAGAGAAGTCGTTATGTGAACTTCCTAACACGTAACACCAACGAGAATTTAAGCGAATTGGATGAAGTTGGTGAaacaaaatttgctttaaatcaCACAgattgtcaaatatttttaaaaaagaaatgtcaCGATATAGAAGTGTTAAGAGTGCAGGGTGATATGAAAGATGATTACTTACAGGCggagtattttaaatttaaagtgaaaccttttagaaatttaaacaaattaatcttTTATCAAATGGTGGTGACAAATGAAAATTTGCTGGTGTTAAGCAAAAATTGTTTGCAATTAAAGAGTTTACATTTGTTGAAATGTTTCTGTGAAGATTTTCAAACTCTGATGCCGGgtgttaatataaatattgataGTATTTGCAAAATTACACAATTACAGGAATTAAAATTTGAACCCGATACAAAGCCGGGTTGCATAAAGAAATTGAAAGTACAATATgtgaaatatgttttaaataatgctGTGAACTTGacaagtttaagttttaaaaatttcaccatAGTTTGTGAGAAGGAGGAGGACAAAACCACTAGAACCTATATACCCGATATTGTTTGGCAGTTACAGACTTTTAATATTGGCATTTTAAACTATGATATTTGGTGCACATTTACCGGTTATCTGAAATGTTGTCCACAATTGCGCAAACTGATCATACACATCAACGATAGTAATATAGTGTTAAATCTCAAActaatcgatattttgagcACATATTGTATCAACTTAAAAACTTTATGTTTGGAAGGTTGCAAACTGGATATCAAGGATTTCTTACCTTTACAGGGATTAAAAGAACTAACTCTTACTTCGTGTAGTGGTTtgagttttgaaaatttacagcAATTATTGGGTGGTCTCAGGCTAAAGCAATTTAAATTGAACAATACTCCCgtgaataaaatttacaattacatttaTATAGCACCCTCCCTGGAATCGATAACCATAGATACTTTTCAGTTTACAGCAATAtctgaaatatttcaaaattctctTAACAACTTTGCCGCACTACACACCTTGAACTGGCTTAATGGTGATATAGCTCATAATTGGTTACGTGATAAATGTCCTCAGATACAAAAGTTAAAACTAACCAATCCCTATAGCTTACCACGTATTATCTTATCTATGACTTCCCTGAAAGAACTAACATTTACTACTTGTCATGGTCTCAACTGGAATCTTTTGAAAATGCTTATTCGTGATATGtctttgaaatgtttaaatattgctGTCAATGATGTAATGATCGAAAATAATGGAATTcctcaaaattgttttagagTTACGACAACGTTGGAGTTAATAAAGATGCcctttgaaatatttgttattggtTTAACACATTGGCTAGATGTTTTAGATGTTAATGAACAGTTGGGGTTTCTTGTTTATGGCGGTGTTGgtgatatattaaattttagactACTGAGTATGTTGCTATCGGTGAATGCTGTGCGAAAGCGATGTAATCGTATAAAAATTTGCGGTTTTAAAATGGGTAAGAAGTTACAGTTAGAAGTTaagttgtttattaaaaaagtttttttctttttcaaagttAAAACATGTTAACTGGAAATCTTGATGTGATTgattatgttgttttttgagtttaaaaTCTGCCTTAAAACAGATATCGCTAAAAAAGTGGTGGGTCCGGTTTTAACGGATTCTCTTCGACTCTACTTGACTGTACGCgcgtagtgaactaccacgttaaCCAATCAAAGACCTCTTGATTGATGTTATGTTTACATTCCTAAGCTAATACGATATGTTTTCTGGTGTCCCAGTATAAAAGAGGACTAGGTTTCATTATGAAAGTTTGGTTCAAACATGAATTTATCCTCATGAAAAATGATTcctaaaaaacatatttatgtagaatttcatcaCTAATAGTTTTAAGTAAGTTTTGTAGTTAAAGCTTTAGAAGGGGTCCTTAGTACCTTGGAAGCTTAATAGTAACTAAATTAAATAGTATAATTTCTTGGTGCAAAATTTGATCAtgattaatacaaatatttataagaatttatgcaaaattctgGGAGATACCATTCTGATACAGAATCCTTACTAATCGATCGATTTAAACCATgcaatattttgatgttttataaACTGAATGCCACAACATTATAGGAGTTATAAACtagcccagcaaaaaaaaaaagaactcccaaagaagcgaaaaagaagtagaatttacaccttggaagtactgaaaaaaacctgaagaagtgataattttaatacaggcttgtcataggaaggatgttctttttatttaaatccaaATTCCTTACATCTGATGTTATTCTCAGGAagtaaatcttatatttttcttttatcaatcaaacccaaaataaaatggatttagttaaaaaaaatttcagtacaaaagaaatatatcttaaattttaaacaaaattttattcttctgcggcagaaggtaaacaaattcacttagtgatacttttgaagtggtgataaatgttattctttgggAAGTACATCGTTCTAGTTTTCCTGGGaagtataataataattcaaaaaaatgcCATAAAAAGAATGttcccctataaacatcaggggGATATTTTGACCTTATATGTATAAGTAGTGCAGGCGCGGATCCACggggaaaaagtaaaatttccgcccaaagtcgaaaatttttcatactaaatattttcaattccaaacaaaccttatctataaagaatatttgtgtaaaatgtaaaaaaaatatttactgagTACTTATATAATTgttcaatgttcagaaactcagtttcctggacgtaattcctaagaattttacAATCAGTCAGGGATGTTAATTTCGGCAAATGTCATTTCCGAGATACttagatctaacttcgacgtATGCCTGTctgtggcaaagaaagtgtCCTACTtgctcagacttgctcattttaagaagatttcttgttctcatcagggtcaccccatagcaCCTTTGTGGTTGTACCCAttaccgtttcattattccaaaaggACTTATTGGATTCTcttatccatatttttaattcagcttttgttgagCCGAATGGTTTAGCGTTTCTCTGGTAAACTACTTCGAGCTCTTTGcgctttaaagctattacattcgccctatCGTTACCGACTAATCCCGAGTGGCCTGCTAAGTACCCTTATGATGTAAACTAAAGGCCTGTACAAGTCAACAAATAATGtgacaaattgttaaaaaatttcgtgtgcgcacgatatttaaaaatttgtctcaTTTTTGTTCTCTTGTGCAGGGCTTTAATGTAAACTTTAACTCTGGCAGATTACTAACTATAGCTTTCTTAAAATCCAATACtttcttagatttaattctatcccctgatatcgccctaattgccttctggcgctgtaggcgccatatttattctaattcaATTTACACATTTTACGTTTTTGCTCGGACTTCTGTCTGGAAGCTTGTGGTATGATTGGGTAAACGATAGTATATTtgtgtttctgggtcttcaatatagaacccttATCTGCCAATTTAAAGCCATCCACGTAACAATGGAtttctactggtatttgctctagtttaccgcttgaccaagacgttctatctgggatcagcgtttcaaagtttccaacATATTTTGggtctggtatgcgatcagaCAAGTCTGataattgtgtataaccttccaatgtgtccaggtAGCATTGATAAAGTCTCCTATAatcgcttttggccagttcgcctaaagttaAGAACCGTTCAggtgtaagcgccgcctcatattttaaatatgtttcaatgggtggaatatctagcaacgctTCTAGAGCTTTCTCAGCTCttctagggattggataagagtataATTGTACACGTTATTGAAAGCGCCTTCGTTGCCAATGCCTACTGCCAGTGTATACAGTTTTCTATCGGAGGATTAACATATGACAATTTCGTTTAAATAGGGTTTCCACTGGGTCTTTAAAAATCTAGAAATTGGTCCCTAATAAATCCCATTTCAAaagtcatatacatatgtatataggtcatattaagtattaatttagttttaaaatattaaatttttaaccaatAAATCTCTTTTCTTTTCAGAACTTAAAGACTTTGAACGTAACacaatttttagagaaattGTACGTTTGCATATGAATACCAGTCACTATAGAGACAGGAAAATGCCTTTTACTTTGGAATTCTAAAAATGTATTACTTTGGTGAAATAAagaattgacaaaaaaaactaacatatGTATTTCCTAGATTTCttttactttcaaaaaaaaaaaatcctatgtACTATGTgacaaaaatttatgattttaaatttaattttatctacGAAAAAAAGTTCTTGACATTATCTCGTGATTGGAATTATTGAAATACAATGTACTACACACatcgtataaaataaaaacatgtccAAAAACCCACTTGTTTtagaaatcataaataaaattgtaaatattttttttattttttggaaatttgcataCAACAATTATTAAC
Proteins encoded:
- the LOC124420301 gene encoding uncharacterized protein LOC124420301, whose amino-acid sequence is MLLNNLNELCIQRSRYVNFLTRNTNENLSELDEVGETKFALNHTDCQIFLKKKCHDIEVLRVQGDMKDDYLQAEYFKFKVKPFRNLNKLIFYQMVVTNENLLVLSKNCLQLKSLHLLKCFCEDFQTLMPGVNINIDSICKITQLQELKFEPDTKPGCIKKLKVQYVKYVLNNAVNLTSLSFKNFTIVCEKEEDKTTRTYIPDIVWQLQTFNIGILNYDIWCTFTGYLKCCPQLRKLIIHINDSNIVLNLKLIDILSTYCINLKTLCLEGCKLDIKDFLPLQGLKELTLTSCSGLSFENLQQLLGGLRLKQFKLNNTPVNKIYNYIYIAPSLESITIDTFQFTAISEIFQNSLNNFAALHTLNWLNGDIAHNWLRDKCPQIQKLKLTNPYSLPRIILSMTSLKELTFTTCHGLNWNLLKMLIRDMSLKCLNIAVNDVMIENNGIPQNCFRVTTTLELIKMPFEIFVIGLTHWLDVLDVNEQLGFLVYGGVGDILNFRLLSMLLSVNAVRKRCNRIKICGFKMELKDFERNTIFREIVRLHMNTSHYRDRKMPFTLEF